TGAAGAAAATCTGGTTCAGCCTAGGTAAATTAGCGATAGGGAGCTATAAGTCATGTTAAAGCTAGAGACTTTTGCATCAAATCAACAATTTATTAATGCTTGGAGTTACTTTGCCAGCGTATGTCCTAAAGGAGAAGTTTTAGAAGCGAATGAATTAGACATCACCTGGAGCGGTACAGACAATTTCTTTATCAATTCTGTTTTTCTGACTAAACCTGTCCTCGACGAGGCTGAGCTAGAAGCAAAAATAAAAGTGGCTTACGATTATGCTAAAAAGCGCAATCAGTCCTGGTGGATGATAGTTGCTGAAGACTCGATACCAGAGTTCCTTCGTCCTCAGCTCGATGAAGTCTTTGCTCAACAGAGGTTTGTTCCCTTACTCAGAATGGCTGGTATGGCTACTGAGCAACTGCTTCCTGCGACAACACATAACTCGAAATTAAACTGTGTTAGTGTGAATAACTTGGAGATGAGACGAGCTGTCGCTGATATTAATGCGATTAGTTCTAATCTTCCTCCTGCACCTTTCCGCGAAATTTTAGAACTTGAGCAATTTTGGCAAGAGACGGTATTTGGTGCACTGGGTTTTGTGGAAAATCAACCCGTATCAACGGCGATAACGTTTCTGATAAACAATGAA
Above is a window of Funiculus sociatus GB2-C1 DNA encoding:
- a CDS encoding GNAT family N-acetyltransferase; the protein is MLKLETFASNQQFINAWSYFASVCPKGEVLEANELDITWSGTDNFFINSVFLTKPVLDEAELEAKIKVAYDYAKKRNQSWWMIVAEDSIPEFLRPQLDEVFAQQRFVPLLRMAGMATEQLLPATTHNSKLNCVSVNNLEMRRAVADINAISSNLPPAPFREILELEQFWQETVFGALGFVENQPVSTAITFLINNEFYLGLVATLPDYRNQGYAEAVIRHSLEQAAQRYGKKRTALHATPAGFSVYQRMGYQPTAYFRTYTC